From a single Loigolactobacillus coryniformis subsp. coryniformis KCTC 3167 = DSM 20001 genomic region:
- the pcrA gene encoding DNA helicase PcrA, with protein sequence MATTDLLTGMNDKQQEAVKQTEGPLLIMAGAGSGKTRVVTHRIAYLIEELDVAPWRILAITFTNKAAREMRERVASLLNERAESVWVSTFHALCVRILRRDIDKMTGYSRSFTIADPGEQNTLMRRILTQQNIDPKKYTPRSILGEISNAKNQLQTPKDYAAAASTPFEEIVAKCYEPYQNELEANQALDFDDLIMLTIELFRKSPETLDYYQEKFRYIHVDEYQDTNQAQYTLVNMLAQRYHNLCVVGDADQSIYGWRGADMSNIMNFEKDYPEAKTVMLEQNYRSTQTILQAANDVINNNVYRKPKKLWTENDAGAKISYYRGQNEHDEARFVVAKIQEEMADNDFRYGDFAVLYRTNAQSRTIEENLVKANIPYKMVGGHKFYDRKEIKDVLAYLRVIVNPDDSIDFERIVNSPKRGIGNGTIDKLRDFANYNNWSLLEAARNVDLANGIATRARHTLGSFATTMTALRDKRAEWDVTELTTQMLEQTGYLDALKQEKTLEAQTRIENIQEFLSVTKEFDDGYDDEADADSDRFVDFLTDLALVSDQDDIEEESSEVTLMTLHAAKGLEFPVVFMMGMEEGIFPLSRAMMENDELEEERRLAYVGITRAKKKLYLTNAYSRMLYGRTQSNPASRFVGEIDEDLILFENKTAASLSERNIPFSDSRQQNAYTRATATTYHTRRGTAAKSVSNTHSTGAESKSWQAGDKVQHKKWGEGTVVKVSGSGTDAELDIAFKSQGIKRLLAAFAPITKVTE encoded by the coding sequence ATGGCCACAACGGATTTGTTAACGGGCATGAACGACAAGCAGCAAGAGGCGGTAAAGCAGACAGAGGGACCATTATTGATCATGGCCGGTGCCGGTTCCGGGAAAACACGGGTCGTGACGCACCGCATCGCCTACTTGATTGAAGAATTAGACGTTGCGCCATGGCGGATCTTGGCAATTACATTTACTAACAAAGCCGCGCGCGAAATGCGTGAACGTGTGGCTAGTTTATTGAATGAACGAGCTGAATCCGTTTGGGTCTCAACTTTCCATGCGTTGTGCGTGCGTATTTTGCGTCGCGATATTGATAAAATGACCGGTTACAGTCGGTCATTTACAATTGCTGATCCAGGTGAGCAAAATACCTTAATGCGCCGGATCCTGACCCAACAGAATATCGATCCCAAAAAATATACGCCACGTTCAATTTTAGGTGAGATCTCTAACGCCAAAAACCAATTACAAACGCCAAAAGATTATGCGGCTGCAGCAAGTACGCCATTTGAAGAGATCGTCGCTAAATGTTATGAACCTTATCAAAATGAATTAGAAGCCAATCAAGCTCTTGATTTTGATGATTTGATCATGCTGACGATCGAGCTCTTCCGTAAATCACCGGAAACACTAGATTACTATCAAGAAAAGTTTCGCTATATTCATGTCGATGAATATCAGGATACTAACCAAGCGCAGTATACTTTAGTTAATATGTTGGCACAGCGTTATCATAATTTGTGTGTCGTGGGTGATGCCGATCAGAGTATTTATGGTTGGCGGGGTGCTGATATGAGTAATATCATGAACTTCGAGAAGGATTATCCAGAAGCTAAAACCGTTATGTTGGAGCAAAACTATCGCTCAACGCAGACGATTTTACAGGCGGCTAATGATGTGATCAACAACAACGTTTACCGTAAGCCGAAGAAGTTATGGACGGAAAATGATGCTGGTGCTAAGATTTCTTACTATCGTGGTCAAAACGAACATGATGAAGCTCGCTTTGTCGTTGCTAAAATTCAAGAAGAGATGGCTGATAATGATTTCCGTTATGGCGACTTTGCCGTCTTGTACCGAACCAACGCACAATCACGGACGATTGAAGAAAATTTAGTCAAGGCTAATATTCCTTACAAAATGGTTGGTGGGCATAAGTTCTATGATCGTAAAGAAATTAAGGACGTACTGGCCTATTTGCGGGTGATCGTTAACCCTGATGATTCGATCGACTTTGAACGAATCGTCAACAGCCCGAAGCGCGGTATCGGTAACGGGACGATCGATAAATTACGTGACTTTGCTAACTACAATAATTGGTCCTTGCTAGAAGCTGCCCGCAATGTGGATCTAGCTAACGGTATTGCCACTCGAGCACGCCATACATTAGGCAGTTTTGCAACGACTATGACGGCTTTACGTGACAAGCGAGCTGAGTGGGACGTTACGGAATTGACGACCCAAATGCTAGAACAGACCGGTTACTTAGACGCTTTAAAACAGGAAAAAACACTAGAAGCGCAGACGCGAATCGAAAATATTCAAGAATTTTTGTCGGTAACTAAAGAATTTGATGATGGTTACGACGATGAAGCAGATGCTGATAGCGATCGTTTCGTTGACTTTTTAACTGATTTGGCTTTGGTTTCTGACCAAGACGATATCGAGGAAGAAAGCAGTGAAGTGACTTTAATGACACTACATGCTGCGAAAGGGTTAGAGTTCCCAGTTGTTTTCATGATGGGGATGGAAGAAGGAATCTTCCCATTATCACGGGCAATGATGGAAAACGATGAACTAGAAGAAGAGCGACGCTTAGCTTACGTCGGTATTACGCGAGCAAAAAAGAAGCTGTACCTGACTAACGCCTACTCGCGAATGTTATACGGCCGAACACAGAGTAATCCCGCTTCACGCTTTGTCGGTGAAATTGATGAAGATTTGATTTTATTTGAAAATAAAACGGCCGCTAGTTTATCGGAACGGAATATTCCATTCAGTGACTCCCGGCAGCAAAACGCTTATACACGAGCAACGGCGACGACCTACCACACACGGCGCGGAACGGCGGCTAAGTCGGTTTCCAATACACATAGTACCGGTGCCGAAAGCAAGTCATGGCAGGCCGGTGATAAGGTGCAGCATAAAAAGTGGGGCGAAGGCACTGTGGTCAAGGTCAGCGGTAGTGGCACTGACGCTGAATTGGATATTGCGTTCAAATCACAAGGTATCAAGCGCTTATTGGCGGCCTTTGCGCCAATCACTAAGGTAACAGAATAG
- the purB gene encoding adenylosuccinate lyase has translation MLERYTRPEMGQIWTDQNRYQAWLEVETLADEAWAEIGEVPKEDAVKIRQKATFDVARIAELEKQTKHDVVAFTRDVSESLGPEKKWVHYGLTSTDVVDTAFGYLMKQANDLIRQDIQNLIDVLAKQAKTYKYTVMMGRTHGVHAEPTTFGLRMAQWYAEMKRNQERFEHAAKGVEAGKISGAVGTFANIPPFVEQYVTEHLGIRAQDISTQILPRDLHAEYVATMALIATSIERFATEVRSLQRTEIHEVEEFFAAGQKGSSAMPHKRNPIGSENVTGLARVIRGHMITAYEDVPLWHDRDISHSSAERIIIPDTTGLLDYILHRFTKILDTLTIFPEKMRSNMDVTYGLIYSQRVMLKLIESGMSREAAYDLVQPKTAVAWDEKKPFRPLLEADPKVTNALSSKDLDDAFDYHWHLRHVDEIFERVGLAE, from the coding sequence GATCAGAATCGCTATCAGGCATGGTTAGAAGTTGAAACTTTAGCGGATGAAGCTTGGGCTGAAATTGGCGAAGTACCTAAGGAAGATGCGGTTAAAATTCGCCAGAAAGCGACTTTTGATGTTGCGCGGATCGCTGAATTAGAGAAGCAAACGAAACATGACGTTGTGGCATTTACTCGTGATGTTTCAGAAAGCCTTGGCCCTGAGAAAAAATGGGTTCATTACGGGCTGACGTCAACCGATGTGGTTGATACTGCCTTTGGTTACTTGATGAAGCAAGCCAATGATTTGATCCGCCAAGATATTCAAAACTTGATCGACGTTCTTGCAAAGCAAGCTAAAACTTATAAGTACACTGTTATGATGGGCCGTACCCATGGTGTTCATGCTGAACCAACGACTTTTGGTTTGCGGATGGCACAATGGTACGCGGAAATGAAACGCAATCAAGAACGTTTCGAACATGCAGCTAAGGGTGTTGAAGCCGGTAAAATTAGTGGTGCTGTAGGAACATTTGCTAATATCCCGCCATTTGTTGAGCAGTACGTGACTGAGCATTTAGGCATTCGTGCCCAAGATATTTCAACGCAAATTTTGCCACGTGATCTTCACGCTGAGTACGTGGCAACGATGGCATTGATTGCCACTTCGATCGAACGTTTTGCGACGGAAGTACGTTCATTACAACGGACTGAAATTCATGAAGTTGAAGAATTTTTCGCTGCGGGTCAAAAGGGTTCCTCGGCAATGCCACATAAACGCAATCCGATCGGTTCGGAAAATGTTACCGGCTTGGCCCGTGTGATCCGCGGTCATATGATCACGGCTTACGAAGATGTGCCATTGTGGCATGATCGCGATATTTCACATAGTTCAGCAGAACGGATCATTATTCCTGATACCACTGGGTTATTGGATTATATCTTGCATCGTTTCACGAAGATTCTAGATACGTTGACGATTTTCCCAGAAAAGATGCGCAGCAACATGGATGTCACTTACGGCTTGATCTATAGCCAACGAGTGATGTTGAAATTAATTGAAAGCGGCATGAGTCGTGAGGCTGCTTATGATTTAGTGCAACCGAAAACGGCAGTGGCTTGGGATGAAAAGAAGCCTTTCCGACCATTATTGGAAGCTGATCCTAAGGTGACCAATGCACTTAGCAGTAAAGATTTAGACGATGCATTCGATTATCACTGGCATTTACGGCACGTGGATGAAATTTTTGAACGTGTTGGTTTAGCTGAATAA